In a genomic window of Pseudomonadota bacterium:
- a CDS encoding stringent starvation protein A codes for MGVVANKRSVMMLYSDPVCAYSHRARIVLAEKGINVEVHFVDSAHLPEDVIDLNPYQTLPTLVDRDLVLYDARVIMEYLDERFPHPPLMPVDPVSRAKSRLVMYRIERDWFSLLPDLESSGEKKSAKARQLLRESLTSSADVFSAMRFFLNEEFTLVDACLAPLLWRLPKYGVELPASAKPVLQYAERIFNRGSFQDSLSEAEREMRE; via the coding sequence ATGGGCGTGGTTGCCAATAAGCGGTCTGTGATGATGTTGTATTCCGATCCTGTCTGCGCATACAGCCACCGTGCTCGGATTGTGTTGGCCGAAAAGGGAATCAATGTTGAAGTCCACTTCGTCGATTCAGCCCATTTGCCGGAAGACGTAATCGATCTCAACCCCTATCAGACGCTGCCCACGCTGGTCGATCGCGATCTGGTCCTCTACGATGCACGGGTCATCATGGAGTATTTGGACGAGCGCTTTCCGCACCCACCGCTGATGCCCGTCGATCCGGTCTCCCGGGCGAAATCCCGCCTGGTCATGTACCGCATCGAGCGGGACTGGTTCAGTCTGTTACCCGATCTCGAGTCCTCAGGGGAGAAGAAATCCGCCAAGGCGCGGCAGCTGTTGCGCGAAAGCCTGACTTCGAGCGCCGATGTTTTTTCGGCGATGCGCTTCTTCCTCAACGAGGAGTTCACGCTGGTTGACGCTTGCCTGGCCCCACTGCTGTGGCGGTTGCCAAAATACGGGGTGGAACTGCCTGCCTCGGCGAAGCCGGTTCTACAATATGCCGAACGGATTTTTAATCGCGGTTCATTTCAGGACAGTCTCTCCGAAGCCGAGCGTGAAATGCGCGAGTAG
- a CDS encoding ClpXP protease specificity-enhancing factor translates to MTSSRPYLIRALHEWIVDNNMTPYVLVDCRLPEVCVPIEHVSDERIVLNVSPAATQGLVLGNGQVSFSARFGGKAQKVEFPTHAVLAIYARENGRGMVFSNESDEPSPDPSDGGDEKPRLRVVK, encoded by the coding sequence ATGACATCCAGTCGTCCCTACCTGATCCGCGCGCTTCATGAGTGGATCGTCGATAACAATATGACCCCTTATGTACTGGTGGATTGCCGGTTGCCTGAGGTGTGCGTGCCGATCGAGCATGTCAGTGACGAGCGTATTGTGCTCAATGTCAGTCCTGCCGCCACGCAGGGGTTGGTGCTGGGGAACGGGCAAGTCAGCTTCAGTGCGCGTTTCGGCGGCAAGGCGCAGAAGGTCGAATTTCCGACGCACGCCGTACTGGCCATCTATGCGCGCGAGAACGGCCGTGGCATGGTCTTTAGCAACGAATCAGACGAACCATCACCGGATCCCAGCGACGGCGGGGATGAAAAACCCAGGCTCCGGGTGGTCAAATGA